A segment of the Zingiber officinale cultivar Zhangliang unplaced genomic scaffold, Zo_v1.1 ctg99, whole genome shotgun sequence genome:
CTTCCTCTGGCCAAACGGATAAGTAAGGCCACGTGTTCGCTTCGATAACAACACCTCAGAGAGATGTGCCAAAGGTACGGAAGCTGTAGGAAATAATCAAAAGTGAGAACACCTTCAGAAGATGTACTTACCTTCGATCTCTGAGATTCCTATGTATAAGGGAATATCTTGGAGGCCGACATTACAGTCATTACCTAACGATGACCGTAGGTTCTGGAAAGATCCGAAACCCGAACCAAACGTAAGTTAATCACTGAAATACGAGTTGGCGGCGTTCGCAGGTTCAGCGAGGTTATTTGATCGTAAGAAGATGGCTTGGCATCCTGGTGCATTGTGGTCATGGAGCACTTTATATCCTTTAGACTATAGTTATAACACTATGGCTGTCCGTGAGGATCTATGCTTTTTCCATAATAGGGTCAAGCCTGTCTTGGAAGGGTTCTTTAAGCACTTAAGTGCCCTAGGTCCTCATCCCGGTCGTTTGACCTGTACCCTTTCTGGAGCTGGCAAAAGGCGTCTGTTTGCTATAGGAAACTATGTGCGAGAGCCTGCACCCTCTACATAGCTGGGCTATGCGAGTCTTATCTCGTATTCCCAATGATGGTACTTTCAATCAAGAAGGCCCCATCCACCGTCTTAGCAGGTTTTGCCCTACTGATGTTCTGTCTTTCGACCTTTCATCTGCGACGGATAGGTGGCCTGTCTTAGTCCTTACGGAGATCTTCGGATGCTTCTTTGGGCAAGAGACAGCGCTATGTGTTCTTAATGGGACCTTGTGGTGTAATGTATTTCATACTCATCGCCCTCTATTAAGAAAAGCGAGGTTTGTTTACTTTGCCGCTGGGCAACCTTTGGGCTATTACGGCTCTTGGGCCCTCTTCAGTCTCTCACACCATTTCATGGTGTGGCTGGCTGCGTGGTATGTTTACCCTAGGAGAACGGCACCATTTCGAAAGTATGCTCTTCTCGGCGACGACATAGTGATCGCTGACAGAGCTGTGGCCGAAAGGTACAAAGCTCTGCTAGATACAATGGATGTCTCTATATCTGAGTCTAAGTCAATTGACTCTAAGACAGGGGCAGTAGAGTTTGCTAAACAGTTCTGGGTAGATCGAGTTCAAGTTAACTTGACTCCAGTATCTGCGAAAGCGATTCTGGCATCTTCGTCACTTATAGGGCTGTGTCAGTTGGCTGAAAAGTACAACCTCTCTATGAGGTGTCTTGTAAGGCTAGCTGGTGCTGGCTATCGAGTCCGTGGTCGCATGCTCTCTACTCGTCTTTCGAGGCGATGGAAACGGCTGCGTGTTGTAGCGGATAGGTCCCTTTCGTACTATCGGTGACCTTTGGATTTGTGGTTTGGACGGGGCAACCCCATGAACCCTTATCTAAAGGGGATCATAATCGATAGAGTGAGAGCGAAGTACAAACCCAAGCAATTGGTTTTGATACCAAGCAATCATTTGGTGAGGAAGATCTACTTGACTTGAGCGGACCATTCATCGCGAATGGATGAAAGAATGGCTAATCTGGCTTAAGTGGTATTGTGAAATTGCGCTTGCGCCCAATCCCAGTCTTGAAGAGCTATTTAATCCTCCTATGATCTCGCACACATGGAAACGCAATACTAAAGATCAGAATTCAATAAAGTATGGTTTCTTATGGCGTTGTTGGGATCTAGGGGATGAATGGATTCGTCGGGACTCTACCCCCTTGTTTGACAGAGGGGAGAACAGGTAAATCTTGTGAAGTCAGTTCTGACGGAGTACAGTTGTCCAAACTGTATCTCCTTAAGGATAATCAGACTATAAGTATTTAAGCGCACCTGAGAAAATCATTCTTCTCTTTATGTCATGTGTTAAGCATTAAGCATCAACTTCAATTCCCTTATCTCTGATCTCCCTGACTTGAGTTAACGAATGAGCTTTCATTCCAGATCTTAGGCCCCGGAGCACTTACTTAAGTACTTCGCGGGCCCGACCACTGACGGCCTTGCTCTATTTATGGAGCTTTCTCGATCAACTTTCATTCAAGAACGTCGTCTTCTCATGAAATATTGAATTCAGATATTCGATCTATTCTTATACCATGTAATTCAGATGAAGATCGACCGGTATCTTTAGATAGCTCGAAATTAGACCTTCTTCCCCGTATTCTGCACCAAGAGTTCATGGCCCAAAGCCtacaaatactgctgatgggaaTTGGGTGTTGCTGCGAGTGATAATGACGCGTATCAAATTCGTTTCTTCTGGATCGAAGCTCTATGTCTAATTCAGTCCTTCGCAAGCTTCCTTCAAAGGGAGAGTCCATAGGCGCGAATACTCGGATTTGGCTTGGAAGTGCTCGCTGAGCGGTCTCTCTATTGATGCACCGGATGTCTGTCCGAAAGCTCTGTTATCTCTATCTTCTTTTGACTCCTAGGTACTCTATCACTTCATTCGTTCGTTTGGTACACTCCACTTGCTTGAGTGCTCGCTCCGGTACACTCGTCGGGTTTGATATAAAGAAATTGAAACTAGGATTGAAGACAGCATGAAAGAATCCCTTGAGAAGACCGATCCTCAAGCCTCACTATCCCCTCTTTATGGTAGAAAGAAGCCCCCTTCTCGTCGATCCTTGGCTTTAAGTTGAGTTTCTTTCTGGTCCTCGTCCTCCCGGGATTGAAGTTAAGCGGTCTCCGGATATGCATCTAACTCAGCATAAGTATGCCATTGCCATGGAATGTTTCTTTCGTTGCCCTGTGTGACTCCAGCACTACGCGAGCCATGAGCAAAGCATGCAATTAGCACTGGTAGAGCGGGGAGGTACTTGCCAGAAAGAAAGAGAGGGGAGCCAACCGAAAGGGAGAGAATAGACTTATAACGAAGCCAATCATTATTATATAATATCTTTCTCTTTCTTCACCTGTCATGTAGGAGGCGGATCCTAAagtgcttctttcttcttctttttcttcttaggTTTTTGTTTCTTTGGTGGGTACTTGTATAGTAAAGGCAGGTAGTACccaaagactaactttaaaaagGCTGCTATCTTAATCACGACGTTCTTAAAGGTTGGAGAGCCTACACGCCTACACAGAGTTTCAAAAAGGTTGGTATTAGCACTCGCTTAGGTGCTAAAGGTGGAAAGGTAGATAGATATGTGAGCCAATTAGTCCTTGAACTAGGGAGAGGAACGAGGGATACCGACGTCTCGACCAACGGGAGAGGGCATATTAATCCAATTCCAATTCCAATAGAGTACTATACTTGACTTGTGAAGGAGGAAATCGTAGTCCCACAGGATTCAAGAAAACCGGTAGACGTGTCGTTGACCAGCTCTTTTGGTCCCTCCTTTCCTCTGTCGCTCGAAAGCCTCCGCTTGCTTCTGTTGTTAAGCTTATTCCACCAGCGGAAACTAAACCATCTAGGTAATTAAGTACTCTTTGAGGATCGCTAGACAAGTCGGGGGCCGGCTCTCTTTCTCTTTAAAACAAGAATGAACAAAGAAAGAGTGAAAGGAGAAAAATAGATATTGACTAATTGCCCAGCATGCTATTCTCCACGCCCAATCATATATCGACGAAGCGGGGGGCTCCCACAAAGAAAGTCTTTATAAAACATGA
Coding sequences within it:
- the LOC122037870 gene encoding uncharacterized mitochondrial protein AtMg01110-like: MCESLHPLHSWAMRVLSRIPNDGTFNQEGPIHRLSRFCPTDVLSFDLSSATDRWPVLVLTEIFGCFFGQETALCVLNGTLWCNVFHTHRPLLRKARFVYFAAGQPLGYYGSWALFSLSHHFMVWLAAWYVYPRRTAPFRKYALLGDDIVIADRAVAERYKALLDTMDVSISESKSIDSKTGAVEFAKQFWVDRVQVNLTPVSAKAILASSSLIGLCQLAEKYNLSMRCLVRLAGAGYRVRGRMLSTRLSRRWKRLRVVADRSLSYYR